TCGTATTTTCTTAATTCTGGGAAGATTAAGATAAAGGAACCAAATGTAGAAACTGTTGAAGAAGTTTCCAAAAAGTCGCAAATATCTGGGGATAATCTCTCATTGACAGATATAAAATTAATTGCACTTGCCATTGACCTTAATTCTACCATAATCTCAGAAGATTATGGCATACAAAATGTTTCATCTATTATGAAAGTCAAATCAAAGTCAATTAGAGAAGCGGGGATTAAAAAGATAATTAATTGGGAATATTATTGTATAGGTTGCAGAAGAATATATCCAAAAGAAAAAGCAATCTGTCAAGACTGTGGAAGTATAATAAAAAGACGACCTAAAACTAAAAATTATTGATATGCTAGTTTCTTATTGAAATATTTTAATAGCTATAACCATTAAATTTATATTTAGGAACACTGAATATTGTTAGTATGGTCAACACTACTGAGACTGAAGAAGATTATCTGAAGGCAATTTTAAATATTACAGAGAATAAAGGTTTCGCAAGAACGAAGGATGTTGCCAAAGCATTAGGTGTAAGACCTGCAACGACCGTTGAAATGCTAAAAAAACTTGAAGAAAAAGGATTAATTAAAAGAGAACACTACGGACCAACAGTTTTAACAGAAAAGGGAACAAAAATAGCAACAATAACGATGAAAAAACACAAGGTTCTTCTTGATTTTTTCAAGATGATACTAGTTCCAGAAGAGGAAGCAGAAAAAGATGCGTGCGACATGGAGCATAATCTAAGCAAAGTTACAAACGAACAGCTTATTAAATTCATG
This portion of the Methanofastidiosum sp. genome encodes:
- a CDS encoding metal-dependent transcriptional regulator gives rise to the protein MVNTTETEEDYLKAILNITENKGFARTKDVAKALGVRPATTVEMLKKLEEKGLIKREHYGPTVLTEKGTKIATITMKKHKVLLDFFKMILVPEEEAEKDACDMEHNLSKVTNEQLIKFMAFLSHEGFFEIWEKKFKDFSSSGKLKPIKISNDEYYYDLALQNMK